From Drosophila nasuta strain 15112-1781.00 chromosome X, ASM2355853v1, whole genome shotgun sequence, one genomic window encodes:
- the LOC132795739 gene encoding E3 ubiquitin-protein ligase KCMF1, which yields MGTSWNVTCDGCELINMIHHRYKCLRCDNYDLCSLCFENKVETDAHRNTHPFQCLLDREAREMYFVGERMPEMSADSFTCPFCGKMGHSARELVKHVQSQHRGDSTLVICPLCAAMPSPQTMRMSNLVNHVSLMHGTIRVAGGGIGGGIGIGGGGVADWAAGRASTGGFSFSTMAQHHHHHHHQSHSYSHSHSRGHPRQHVYARAQASASPRYYPRVSSELDIVDLDELLSET from the coding sequence ATGGGAACGTCGTGGAATGTGACATGCGATGGCTGCGAATTGATCAACATGATTCACCATCGCTACAAGTGCTTGCGCTGCGACAACTACGATCTGTGTAGCCTGTGCTTCGAGAACAAGGTGGAGACCGATGCCCACCGCAACACACATCCATTTCAATGTCTGCTGGATCGCGAGGCGCGTGAAATGTACTTTGTTGGCGAGCGCATGCCCGAGATGAGTGCCGATAGCTTCACGTGCCCCTTTTGCGGCAAGATGGGACACTCGGCCCGGGAGCTGGTGAAGCATGTGCAGTCGCAGCATCGCGGCGATAGCACTCTTGTCATCTGTCCACTGTGCGCCGCGATGCCATCGCCGCAAACGATGCGCATGAGCAATCTGGTCAATCACGTTTCACTCATGCATGGCACAATCAGAGTCGCTGGCGGTGGCATTGGCggtggcattggcattggcggTGGCGGTGTCGCTGACTGGGCTGCAGGCAGAGCGTCAACCGGTGGCTTTTCGTTCTCCACCATGgctcaacatcatcatcatcaccatcatcagtCACATTcatattcgcattcgcattcacgtGGCCATCCCCGTCAGCATGTTTATGCTCGTGCTCAAGCTTCGGCTTCCCCACGCTACTATCCGCGTGTTTCTTCCGAGTTAGATATCGTGGATTTGGATGAATTATTATCCGAAACATAA